The DNA sequence GCATTTAAAAGTATGATAAAATTCTACATCGCTAAAGCTTGGTGGGAATGGCACTGAAGCTGAAAAATTTTTATAAGTATTTCCAGGAAGATTATTTATAATTTCTATAGTATAAGAAACACTTGTATTTTTCATTTTAGCATTTCGGATATTTTTGTCGTCAAAAATATCTCCACTGACATGTTGTTTATTGAATATATTAAGCATTAAATAACATTTTTTAATATTAAATTGAGTTAAATTTTCTACTTTTCCATTGATAATAACACTTTCATTTCTTAAATCTCTAGTATAGGATAAATTATCAAGTTTAGCTTGAATGGTAAATTGATTGATTGTTAAAAAGATAGAGTAAATTAGTAGCGCAGAAAAGATAGTGTTGATAGTATAAGCCATTAAAGCTATCTCTTTATGTTTTATTTTTAAAAAAATTAAAATACAAATTAAAATAAAACAAATAATGATAATAATAAAAGCGAGTAGATGATAGATTGTAAGCTGCATTAAAAACACTCTGAAACTAGATGTATGGTAAAATTGTTTTCATATTGGAAATTTTCAAAGGCAACCCTTTGAGATTGGGTTGTATTTTTCTTTAAATTTTTTACTTCAGCGCTTTTTTGTCTATAGGGTATAAATTTATCTTTATATCGATCAATAAAATTATCTTTTGGTGAGACATTTTTAAAAATCTTTGTTGTAATTTTACATTCCTTAAAATCATGCTTTGATGTATTGTTTATATTAAAATCAACAATTAAATCTCCAGAGGTATGCAACATTTTTTGAGATATAATTTCGAGGGTTCTACTTCTTACTTCGTGATCAATTATTTTAAATCCAAAAATATAGATTATAAAACAAAAAATCAAATTTAAAGCAATGATAAAAAGTGCTATAACTGGTCTATGGCGTAAAAACACACTCAAAAGTGAAACTCCGGTGAAAAGAAAAAAAATGAATAAAATGAGCATATAATCGACTAGATATAAATGAGTGGTATAAAAAAGCACAATTTCTCTTATTTTTTCTATCACCGTTTTTTCCTAAAAATTATTGAAGAGAGCTTTGTTTTTTTGCATCTTTTGTATCAACCCAAATATTAGGTACAGCTCCTCCAGGTGTTAAGAAAATTTTAGCATCTTTATTGATTTTTAAAGCCTCGTTAAATTCTTTTTGTGTTTCTATTTGTTTTAAAGTTAATAAAGAATTATTTAAACTATTGGCGATTTCTTTATTAGAATAAGCTTGAGCATCTGCTTGAATTTTAACAGCAGCAGCTTTACCTTTAGCACTGATGATAGTTGCATTTGCTTCTCCTTCTGCTAAGGCTGCTTTTTTCAAGGCTTCTTGGTTAGCTCTTTCAACTTCATATTTTGCTCTCTCTGCTTCTTGCTTAGCAATTTGAACCCGTTCTATTTGTTCTTTTACCTTGGAAGGCAAAATAATTTCTCTTAACTGAACCGCACGAAGTTCAACGGGTTTATTTGGTTGAGTAGATATTGTTTTTCCTATCCCTTCTTCAATTTGAGCTGCTATAGTATTACGGTTAGTAGGTAATTCTTCAGCTGTATATTTCCCTACAACACTTCGTACTACATCACGCACAACGGGATCAATAATTTTATTTTCCCAATTTAATCCCCATGTTGCAATGGTTTGTGGCACTTGAGAAGGATTTAAGCGATACTGAACTGTTACATCTATAAAAACTGGAAGCCCTCTTGAATCTAAAACAGAGATGCTATTTTTATTGATAACTCCTGATCCAAAACTTAAATTTTCATTAGCACCTTCAAAAGATGCGTAATTGATTTGTCTTATTCTTGTATCAATAATAGTAATTTTTTGAATAAAAGGTAAGAAAAAATGAAGTCCTGGCGTGATAGGCTCAGGATCGTATTTACCGGTATTTGATTTGATTCCCATTTCTCCAGAATTAATTATCACAAAAGGTTTGATTAATATAACAAATATTATTAATATTGCTATAGTATAGACAAAAGGTGAAATTTTTCCAAAAAATTTAAAATCAGACATTTTGAAATTGAAATTTTTTTGATTATTTTCATTGGAATTTTTATTTTTTTTATTAAAATAATCATTTAAATCAGCTGGCATTTTATTCCTTTTTTTGATTTGATTTCCATTGTTTAAAATTTTTAGGACTGAATTTTATCAAAAATAAACTAACAATAAACTTTTAAGAATATTTTAAATTGATTACATTGAAATTTACCGAATGAAAAATAGATTCTATTTGAAATTAAGACAAAGTTTTGTATTTTTATTTCTAAGATTTAATATTTTTAAAAATCAAAAATTGTGATGTTTAACGGTTTATAAAATAGTTATGAAATTTTTAGATTATTTATATTGTTTTGTTTTATTAAATTTGAAATAATTACGAAAATCAATAATAAAGGAGAAAAAATGCCAATTGTTAATATAAAACTAGCTAAACCCGCATTAACCAAAGAGCAAAAAGCTGAGCTTATAGCAGATATTACTCATCTTTTGAGCACAAAATATAATAAAAATAAAGAAAGAGTAGTTGTAATGATAGAAGATATAGAAAGTTACGATATAGGTTTTGGTGGAGAAAGTGTAGAGCAAATTAAAATGAAGGCTGCAAAATGAATAATTTAAAAGTAGGAGATAAGGCTCCAGAATTTGAGCTTTTAAATCAAGATGGAATTAAAATAGCGCTTAAAGATTTTATCGGAAAAAAAGTAATTTTATATTTTTATCCTAAAGACAACACACCAGGTTGTACAACAGAAGCTTGTGATTTTAGTCAAAATTATGATCGTTTTGGTGATAAAAATGCTGTGATATTAGGTGTAAGTCCAGATAGTATTTCTAGTCATGAAAAATTTATCTTTAAATTTGATTTAAAACATATTCTATTGAGTGATAGTGAAAAAGAGGTGGCAAAGCTTTATGGTGTCTGGGGGCTTAAGAAAAATTACGGAAAAGAATATGAGGGCATTATTCGTTCCACTTTTGTAATTGATGAAAATGGAAAAATTGCACAAATTTATAGCAATGTTCGTGTAAAAGACCATGTTTTAAAAGTGCTTGAAAGTCTTTAATGCTTGTACATATTTGTTGTAGCGTGGATAGTCATTATTTTATAGAGGAATTAAGAAAGGCTTATCCTAAGGAAGAAATTATAGGTTATTTTTATGATCCTAATATTCATCCTTTAAGCGAATATGAGTTGCGATTTTTAGACGTTAAAAGAAGTTGCAAAAAGCTTAAAATTAAACTTTATAAAGGTAAATATGAGTATGAAAAATGGCTTGATGCTGTGCGTGGATTTGAAGATGAGCCTGAAAAGGGAGCAAGATGTAAGATTTGTTTTGATTTAAGAATGGGATCTAGTGTAGAATTTGCTGCTAAATTGGGTCAAAAAAAACTTACAACTACGCTTTTAACAAGTCCAAAAAAAGATTTAGAACAATTAAAAAATGCTTTACAAAAAGAATGCGAACCTTATGGTATAGAATTTTTAGCTCCAGACTTTCGTAAAAATGGAGGCACTCAAAGACAGTTTGCCTTAGCTAAAGAACAAAAACTTTATCATCAAAATTATTGTGGATGTATTTATGGACTAAAAAAGCAAAAACAAGATAAAAATTTTATTGATGAATTAATGTCCCCAATCAATAGACAAATTTTGCCAGCAAGTATAGAGGCTAGAATAGCTTTTTATAAAAAAATTAACACTCTTGAAAAAAAAGGAAAAAAATTTGAAATTAAAAGGGATAAATTTTTAAATTATCGGCTTTTAAATGCTTTAATAAAATTTGATAAAAAACCGATTAAGTCCTATATTTTATTTTATTCTCATTTTAAAAATTCTTACACAAAATTGAGTATAGAAGAAGATAAAGCAGATTTTTATGTTAGTTTTAAAGATGAAATCAATTTTTGGAGTTTTAAATATTTTAATTCTTTGTTAAAAAATAAATTTAAGACTTTTGAAGAGTTTTTAAATAAACCTTTAAAAATTAATCAAGAAATCAATTTGAGACATAGGTTGTTTAATTCTTATAATCTTTCTCCTGTGATTATCTTGGATCAAATCTGTCAAGGGCGTTATGAGATTTATGCTAAAAGTGAGATTTATTTTGATACAGAGGAAAAAATTCTTTTAATTTAAAAATAATTTTTATGCTTTTGTTAGTATTTTTTTTGTAAAATTTCGATTTTCTATAAAAACACACATGAGGCTTAAAATGATAAATGTATCGCAAATTCAAGAAATTTTACCGCATCGTTATCCTTTTTTATTGGTCGATAGGATTGTTGATTTGAAGAAGAATGAAATAGTTAAAGGATATAAAAATATTAGCATTAGCGATCCTATTTTTTTAGGTCATTTTCCAGATCATCCTATTTACCCAGGTGTTTTAATTCTAGAAGGAATGGCACAAACTGGTGGAGTCTTGGCCTTTGAAAGTATGGATGATAAAGTAGATCCTAAAAGTAAAGTTGTATATTTTACCGGCATTGATGGGGCAAAATTTAGAAATCCAGTACGTCCAGGAGATAGACTTGATTATGAAATGAAAGTAGTGAAAAATCGTGGAAATATGTGGGTTTTTAAAGGTCAAGCTTTTGTGGATGAAAATTTAGTTGCAGAAGCTGAACTTAAAGCTATGATTGTGGATAAGTAATGACAAAAATTCATCCTAGTGCAGTGGTAGAAGAAGGTGCAATTCTTGGTGAAGATGTTACAATTGAAGCCTATGCATATGTGAGCAAAGAAGCAAAAATAGGGAATAATGTTACCATAAAGCAGGGGGCTAGAATTCTTTCAGATACGACAATAGGGGATGATTCTAGAATTTTTTCTTATGCTATTGTGGGAGATATTCCACAAGATATTTCTTATAAAGATGAGCAAAAGAGCGGTGTTATTATAGGTAAAAATGCAACTATAAGAGAATTTGTAACTATTAATTCAGGCACGATAAAAGGAGATGGCTTTACTCGTATAGGAGATAATGCTTTTATTATGGCTTATTGTCATATTGCTCATGATTGTATTTTGGGTCATAATATAATTTTGGCTAATAATGCAACCTTAGCGGGTCATGTTGAACTTGGAGACTTTTGTGTGGTTGGAGGCTTAACACCAATTCATCAATTTGTAAAAGTAGGGGAAAGCTGTATGATTGCGGGCGCAAGTGCCTTATCTCAAGATATTGTTCCATTTTGCTTAGCAGAAGGAAATCGTG is a window from the Campylobacter sp. RM10537 genome containing:
- a CDS encoding tautomerase family protein, with product MPIVNIKLAKPALTKEQKAELIADITHLLSTKYNKNKERVVVMIEDIESYDIGFGGESVEQIKMKAAK
- the bcp gene encoding thioredoxin-dependent thiol peroxidase; protein product: MNNLKVGDKAPEFELLNQDGIKIALKDFIGKKVILYFYPKDNTPGCTTEACDFSQNYDRFGDKNAVILGVSPDSISSHEKFIFKFDLKHILLSDSEKEVAKLYGVWGLKKNYGKEYEGIIRSTFVIDENGKIAQIYSNVRVKDHVLKVLESL
- the fabZ gene encoding 3-hydroxyacyl-ACP dehydratase FabZ, whose amino-acid sequence is MINVSQIQEILPHRYPFLLVDRIVDLKKNEIVKGYKNISISDPIFLGHFPDHPIYPGVLILEGMAQTGGVLAFESMDDKVDPKSKVVYFTGIDGAKFRNPVRPGDRLDYEMKVVKNRGNMWVFKGQAFVDENLVAEAELKAMIVDK
- a CDS encoding DUF2393 family protein, with the protein product MEKIREIVLFYTTHLYLVDYMLILFIFFLFTGVSLLSVFLRHRPVIALFIIALNLIFCFIIYIFGFKIIDHEVRSRTLEIISQKMLHTSGDLIVDFNINNTSKHDFKECKITTKIFKNVSPKDNFIDRYKDKFIPYRQKSAEVKNLKKNTTQSQRVAFENFQYENNFTIHLVSECF
- a CDS encoding epoxyqueuosine reductase QueH codes for the protein MLVHICCSVDSHYFIEELRKAYPKEEIIGYFYDPNIHPLSEYELRFLDVKRSCKKLKIKLYKGKYEYEKWLDAVRGFEDEPEKGARCKICFDLRMGSSVEFAAKLGQKKLTTTLLTSPKKDLEQLKNALQKECEPYGIEFLAPDFRKNGGTQRQFALAKEQKLYHQNYCGCIYGLKKQKQDKNFIDELMSPINRQILPASIEARIAFYKKINTLEKKGKKFEIKRDKFLNYRLLNALIKFDKKPIKSYILFYSHFKNSYTKLSIEEDKADFYVSFKDEINFWSFKYFNSLLKNKFKTFEEFLNKPLKINQEINLRHRLFNSYNLSPVIILDQICQGRYEIYAKSEIYFDTEEKILLI
- a CDS encoding DUF2393 family protein, with translation MQLTIYHLLAFIIIIICFILICILIFLKIKHKEIALMAYTINTIFSALLIYSIFLTINQFTIQAKLDNLSYTRDLRNESVIINGKVENLTQFNIKKCYLMLNIFNKQHVSGDIFDDKNIRNAKMKNTSVSYTIEIINNLPGNTYKNFSASVPFPPSFSDVEFYHTFKCF
- the lpxA gene encoding acyl-ACP--UDP-N-acetylglucosamine O-acyltransferase — protein: MTKIHPSAVVEEGAILGEDVTIEAYAYVSKEAKIGNNVTIKQGARILSDTTIGDDSRIFSYAIVGDIPQDISYKDEQKSGVIIGKNATIREFVTINSGTIKGDGFTRIGDNAFIMAYCHIAHDCILGHNIILANNATLAGHVELGDFCVVGGLTPIHQFVKVGESCMIAGASALSQDIVPFCLAEGNRASIKSLNLVGIRRRFNKDEVDILNKAFKFLFRKGNLKDNAQELFKITQSENVKKMCDFILTTKRGIPVYRGKSNA
- a CDS encoding prohibitin family protein; amino-acid sequence: MPADLNDYFNKKNKNSNENNQKNFNFKMSDFKFFGKISPFVYTIAILIIFVILIKPFVIINSGEMGIKSNTGKYDPEPITPGLHFFLPFIQKITIIDTRIRQINYASFEGANENLSFGSGVINKNSISVLDSRGLPVFIDVTVQYRLNPSQVPQTIATWGLNWENKIIDPVVRDVVRSVVGKYTAEELPTNRNTIAAQIEEGIGKTISTQPNKPVELRAVQLREIILPSKVKEQIERVQIAKQEAERAKYEVERANQEALKKAALAEGEANATIISAKGKAAAVKIQADAQAYSNKEIANSLNNSLLTLKQIETQKEFNEALKINKDAKIFLTPGGAVPNIWVDTKDAKKQSSLQ